One Acidobacteriota bacterium DNA window includes the following coding sequences:
- a CDS encoding DoxX family protein, whose protein sequence is MELSKTKNTLLWVLQILLAIFYIAQAVLKLMGSEEVVANFKRWGFPSGFHLVIGGVELLGGLLLLFPKTAAYAAIGLILVMIGAAFTHILNGEGAMVIMPIIPLLLLAVVAYFRGGWGTKGRLSRLDANQ, encoded by the coding sequence ATGGAATTATCGAAAACCAAAAATACGCTTTTGTGGGTGCTGCAAATTCTTCTTGCCATTTTTTACATCGCTCAGGCGGTTCTCAAGTTAATGGGAAGTGAAGAGGTTGTGGCGAACTTCAAACGCTGGGGCTTCCCCTCAGGCTTTCATCTGGTTATCGGCGGAGTTGAATTACTCGGCGGCTTGCTGCTGCTCTTTCCCAAAACCGCAGCTTACGCAGCTATCGGGTTAATTTTGGTGATGATTGGCGCAGCGTTTACGCACATTCTCAACGGCGAAGGCGCGATGGTCATTATGCCGATTATCCCGCTGCTTTTGCTCGCCGTAGTTGCCTACTTTCGAGGCGGTTGGGGTACAAAAGGAAGGCTGTCCAGGCTGGATGCCAACCAGTGA
- a CDS encoding sigma-70 family RNA polymerase sigma factor has product MSKFDNIQRKTNFERQVIAYVDDLLKTATHILKNRQDAEDAVQEAYFRAWKYFESFDPSTDGRPWMYRILFNVINGKLGKRAKLAETPFEAMENADLPASKVLIFDPVASLDGSEVVAATEKLSAEHRSVLLLVIVEEFSYKETADILDIPVGTVMSRLHRARKEIRAILNRKRATGTSH; this is encoded by the coding sequence GTGTCGAAATTCGATAACATTCAACGAAAGACCAATTTCGAGCGTCAGGTTATTGCTTATGTAGATGACTTATTGAAGACCGCCACTCATATCCTGAAGAACCGACAGGATGCTGAGGATGCGGTGCAGGAGGCATATTTTCGCGCCTGGAAATATTTTGAGTCTTTTGACCCATCTACGGATGGAAGACCCTGGATGTACCGCATTCTCTTTAACGTCATCAATGGCAAATTAGGGAAACGAGCAAAGCTGGCTGAAACTCCTTTTGAGGCGATGGAGAATGCTGACCTGCCCGCAAGTAAGGTTTTGATATTCGATCCGGTTGCCAGTTTAGATGGGAGTGAAGTGGTGGCAGCGACCGAAAAATTATCGGCGGAGCACCGCAGCGTTTTACTACTGGTTATCGTGGAAGAGTTCAGCTACAAAGAGACCGCTGACATCCTCGATATTCCGGTTGGCACGGTAATGTCCAGGCTGCACCGCGCCAGAAAAGAGATTCGCGCGATTCTTAATCGAAAGCGCGCGACAGGAACTTCGCATTGA
- a CDS encoding zf-HC2 domain-containing protein, protein MNCKETQELIQLFLDSELDSRNTLDVQAHLETCYACTRQLDAYAEQDRLLKDRIKTEKVDSRRLLDNIRGVMEEKPVTVKPRWFAFDGWKRVAAIIVLGFLITFFALQSFLPGGNSKVYADVVTDHANHCSMEAMMGIGSDSAEFNLLVRQYGGLVRVPDLSTFGYASPQARPCLIDGLDFLHIAFYSPNAKPISLFVRPHQPGLITDRLTLFQKGNYRVAALAPAGVDLIVVTSGDESQAKDLAELISNQLQG, encoded by the coding sequence ATGAATTGCAAGGAAACCCAGGAACTCATTCAATTGTTTTTGGATAGTGAATTAGACTCGCGAAATACGCTCGATGTGCAGGCACATTTAGAGACCTGTTATGCCTGTACGCGACAACTAGACGCTTATGCCGAACAGGATCGGTTGCTTAAAGACCGAATCAAAACCGAAAAGGTGGATAGCCGTCGGCTTCTTGACAACATTCGTGGTGTGATGGAGGAAAAGCCTGTCACCGTTAAGCCGCGATGGTTTGCGTTTGATGGATGGAAGCGGGTTGCCGCGATCATTGTACTTGGCTTTTTAATCACCTTTTTCGCCTTACAATCCTTTCTCCCGGGCGGCAACAGTAAGGTGTATGCTGATGTGGTCACCGACCATGCCAATCATTGCTCAATGGAGGCAATGATGGGTATTGGCAGCGATAGCGCAGAATTTAATCTACTGGTGCGTCAATATGGTGGTCTTGTCAGAGTGCCTGATCTTTCGACCTTTGGGTACGCTAGCCCGCAGGCGCGTCCCTGTCTGATAGACGGGCTTGATTTTCTTCATATCGCTTTTTACAGCCCGAATGCCAAACCGATTTCATTGTTTGTGCGCCCACACCAACCGGGGTTGATCACGGATCGTTTAACCCTGTTCCAAAAAGGCAATTATCGGGTGGCGGCACTCGCCCCAGCCGGAGTTGACCTGATCGTTGTTACCTCCGGTGATGAGTCGCAGGCGAAAGACCTTGCCGAGTTGATCAGCAACCAATTACAGGGCTAA
- a CDS encoding response regulator transcription factor — translation MAKRLLVVDDEPNLLRAVAACLRLEGYDVSTARSGRDALVSLTESLPDLIISDVRMPGMDGHTLVHRIRSSPRTALIPVIFLTAKDQKEDRVEGFRTGVDAYITKPFEPDELLAVILAIFNRVERTRAEFSRMLGAAEALPSPRHYLEDLTDAELKIAEAVARGFSNKEIAAELDISVRTVENHVSHILAKKGLSNRVEIARFILEARPSD, via the coding sequence ATGGCTAAACGGCTTCTTGTGGTAGACGACGAACCGAACTTGTTGCGCGCGGTCGCCGCCTGTCTGCGGTTGGAGGGCTACGACGTCAGCACCGCGCGCAGCGGCAGGGACGCATTGGTGAGTCTCACCGAGTCCCTCCCGGATTTGATCATCAGCGACGTGAGAATGCCGGGGATGGACGGCCACACACTTGTGCACCGCATCCGTTCGTCGCCGCGAACTGCCCTGATTCCGGTGATTTTTCTGACCGCGAAAGACCAGAAAGAAGACCGCGTCGAAGGCTTTCGGACGGGGGTGGACGCTTATATCACCAAACCGTTTGAGCCGGACGAATTGCTCGCGGTCATTCTGGCTATCTTCAACCGCGTCGAGCGCACCCGCGCCGAATTTTCGCGGATGCTGGGCGCGGCAGAGGCGTTACCCTCTCCCCGCCATTACCTGGAGGATTTGACCGATGCCGAGTTGAAGATCGCCGAAGCGGTGGCGCGCGGGTTCAGCAATAAAGAGATCGCCGCCGAACTCGACATCAGCGTCAGGACGGTTGAAAATCACGTCAGTCACATTCTTGCCAAGAAGGGACTCAGTAACCGCGTTGAAATCGCCCGCTTCATACTCGAAGCCAGACCGTCCGACTAG